The Solidesulfovibrio fructosivorans JJ] DNA segment GGTGACGGCCTCAGCCGGGGCGGCGTCGGCCAGAACGTGGCCCGAGCGCATCATCACCACCCGGTCGGCCACCCAGAGGGCGTGGTCCGGAAAGTGGGTGGTCATGAGGCAGGTGCGGCCCTCGTCGCAAAGTTCGCGCACGATTTCCAAAAATCGGGCTTGATTGCCGAAATCCAGGCCGTTGACCGGTTCGTCCATGACGAGCACCGGCGTTTCCTGGGCCAGGGCCCGGGCCAGCATGACGAGCTGGCGCTGGCCGCCGCTTAAGCGCGTCAGCGGTGTATCGGCGAACCGGTCGACGCCGAAGCGGGCCATGGCCGCCCGGGCGATGTCCCGGTCGTCCTTTCCCGGCCGGCCGAAGGCCCGGGCCCGGGCGGCCCGGCCCATGAGTACCGTCTCGAAGGCGGAGTAGGCAAAGGCCGGCTGCGAAAGCTGGGGAACATAGGCGGCCAGTTTGGCCAGTTCCCGGGGCGAACTGGCCGCC contains these protein-coding regions:
- a CDS encoding ABC transporter ATP-binding protein encodes the protein MDAVAVSNLAFSYNGRAVLCDVSFTVAPGGLACLLGPNGCGKTTLLRLILGLLSPGSGDARIEGRDVAASSPRELAKLAAYVPQLSQPAFAYSAFETVLMGRAARARAFGRPGKDDRDIARAAMARFGVDRFADTPLTRLSGGQRQLVMLARALAQETPVLVMDEPVNGLDFGNQARFLEIVRELCDEGRTCLMTTHFPDHALWVADRVVMMRSGHVLADAAPAEAVTSRNLGRLYDAAIEVHPLNEHMRVCVPTRMRRVLRHPGKKRAIPLSAAGQVPNAAPTRSRHVRNDF